CAGGTCACGGGCAGCGATATGGACCGCGCGATGAACTACGCCCAGGGCCGCATGAAACGCAAAGTCCTGGGGGCACAAGAAGCTTTAGAAAATGGCGTGCGTCGCGTCACCATTGGCGATGGCCGCACACAATCACCCATTGCAAACGCGCTCAACGGCGCAGGAACGGTATTCACACGATGATCGACACACACGAAAACACCGCACTCCAAGACATCGTCGCCCTGGAAGAAGCACACACATCCGGCGTGTATCCAAAACGCCCACTGGCGATTATACGCGGCCAGGGCTGCACCGTATGGGATGCGGACGGACAAACCTACTTAGACGCAACCAGCGGCCAGGGTGTCGCGTTGCTAGGGCACAGTCACCCGGCGGTCGCAGAAGCGATCAGCCAGCAAGCCCAGACGCTCATCACCTGCCCGGAAATTTTCTACAATGATCAGCGTGCTGCACTGTATGAACAACTGAGCAGTGTGCTCCCTGATGAATTAGACCGCTACTTCCTATGTAACAGCGGTGCGGAAGCCATTGAAGGCGCGCTTAAAGTCGCCCGCCTGCTGACGAACCGTACCGGCATCGTTGCGACGATGCGCGGCTTCCACGGTCGTACACTTGGCGCGCTCTCGCTGACGTGGAGCAAAACCTACCGTGAGCCTTTCGCGCCGTGGCAGCCGGAAGTCAACCATATTGTCTTCAATAATATCGAAGCGGCATCCGATGCCATCACAGAAAATACTGCCGCCGTCGTTGTAGAAGTCGTCCAGGGCGAAGGCGGCGTCTACCCTGCTGATGCTGATTACCTGCAAGCCCTGCGCCAGCTCTGCACAGAACGTGGTGCCCTGCTCATCATTGACGAAATACAAACTGGCTTTGGCCGCACTGGGCGCTGGTTCGCCTTTGAACATGCCGGCATCGTACCGGACGTTATTGCTATGGGTAAAGGCATCGCGGGCGGGGTTCCAATGGGCGCTGTCGCTTGGCGCGGTGAACTCGGCACCCTGGCGAAAGGCGCGCATGGCAGCACATTCGGCGGAAATCCATTAGCCAGCGCCGCCGCCGTCGCAGCTATGGGTGCCATGCGCGATCAAAATCTGCCACAGCGCAGCGCGGAGTTGGGTGCCTGGCTGCTGGAAGAGTTAAATAGCAGAGATTTACCCGGTGTACGGGAGATACGCGGCCTCGGTTTGATGATCGGCATTGACCTGCGCATCCGCGTGACGCCCGTCCTCCAAGCTCTGCAAGATCATGGTGTATTGGCGCTGCCCGCTGGTAAAACGGTCCTGCGCCTATTACCGCCACTGATCATCACACAGGATGAACTGCTGCGCATCGTTGAGGCCATCCAACTCGCTTTACAGGAGGCGACCGCATGATGCCGCTGCAAACCTCAACAATCACAGACGAAGCTGCCGAGACCTTGCTGCATAACCTGGTCGCAACGCCAAGCCAATCCACACAGGAGAGCGCCGCTACCAGCTACCTCACCCATTGGATGAATCAGCATAGTTATGATGAGGCCTTCGTTGATGAAGCAGGTAACGCGATCGGCATTATTGGCAGTGGCAGCCGTGATGTGATCCTGCTGGGGCATATTGATACGTTCAGTGGCAATCCACCCGTACACGTCAATGGCCGCAATCTATATGGGCGCGGTAGTGTCGATGCCAAAGGGCCCCTGGCAACGTTCGCCGCAGCGGCCCGCCGTGCCAAATTAGCCGAAGACGTCCGCGTAATCGTCATCGGGGCTGTGGAAGAAGAAGCCGCCAGCAGCAAAGGCGCTCGTTATGCCGCGACCCAGTATCAGCCTGAGTTTTGCATCATTGGGGAGCCTTCTCAATGGGACCGCATGACGTTGGGCTATAAGGGCCGCTTGCTGATTGACTGGCGTTGGGAAGGCGCACTCGCACACAGTGCAGGCGATGTTGCCAGCGCCCCGGAACAGGGATTTGCTTATTGGCGGCGCGTAGTTGACTATACGAATACTTTCAATGGGGATGAAACGCGCATTTTTGGCCGCCTGGACGCGACACTACAGGCCATCAACAGCGGCATCCATGGCGCACATGGTTGGTGCGATGTCACTGTGGGCTTTCGCCTGCCACCTTCGGCAGACCCGCATGCCATCGCCGCAGATTTAGAAGACGACAATGCCACGACCCGTGCCTATGGGCATGAAGTCGCCTTTTTAGCAGATCGTGACACATCCCTTGCGAGAGCTTTCCGGGGTGCAATCCGAGCCAACGGGGGAACGCCCCGTTTTGTCCACAAAACAGGTACCAGCGATATGAATATCGTCGGCCCGTTGTGGAACTGCCCAATCCTGGCTTACGGGCCCGGAGATTCCGCACTCGACCATACACCGGACGAGCACATCAATTTTGACGAATATCTGCGTGCGATTGACGTGTTAGTCGCCGCCCTGGAACGCCTTTAGGAGCGAGTTCATCATGCCTTTGCATAACTTCCATATTATCGAAAGTACCTTGCGAGAGGGTGAGCAGTTCAGCACAGCCACCTTCACCACCGCCCAAAAAATTGAAATCGCCACCCTGCTGGATCAATTCGGCGT
The Phototrophicus methaneseepsis DNA segment above includes these coding regions:
- a CDS encoding aspartate aminotransferase family protein, whose translation is MIDTHENTALQDIVALEEAHTSGVYPKRPLAIIRGQGCTVWDADGQTYLDATSGQGVALLGHSHPAVAEAISQQAQTLITCPEIFYNDQRAALYEQLSSVLPDELDRYFLCNSGAEAIEGALKVARLLTNRTGIVATMRGFHGRTLGALSLTWSKTYREPFAPWQPEVNHIVFNNIEAASDAITENTAAVVVEVVQGEGGVYPADADYLQALRQLCTERGALLIIDEIQTGFGRTGRWFAFEHAGIVPDVIAMGKGIAGGVPMGAVAWRGELGTLAKGAHGSTFGGNPLASAAAVAAMGAMRDQNLPQRSAELGAWLLEELNSRDLPGVREIRGLGLMIGIDLRIRVTPVLQALQDHGVLALPAGKTVLRLLPPLIITQDELLRIVEAIQLALQEATA
- a CDS encoding [LysW]-lysine hydrolase, with protein sequence MMPLQTSTITDEAAETLLHNLVATPSQSTQESAATSYLTHWMNQHSYDEAFVDEAGNAIGIIGSGSRDVILLGHIDTFSGNPPVHVNGRNLYGRGSVDAKGPLATFAAAARRAKLAEDVRVIVIGAVEEEAASSKGARYAATQYQPEFCIIGEPSQWDRMTLGYKGRLLIDWRWEGALAHSAGDVASAPEQGFAYWRRVVDYTNTFNGDETRIFGRLDATLQAINSGIHGAHGWCDVTVGFRLPPSADPHAIAADLEDDNATTRAYGHEVAFLADRDTSLARAFRGAIRANGGTPRFVHKTGTSDMNIVGPLWNCPILAYGPGDSALDHTPDEHINFDEYLRAIDVLVAALERL